From Deltaproteobacteria bacterium:
ATGTTTCGGATGCTCTTTCAGTCCGCTCCACTGGATCGATGAGCGATGCCATCGACCAGGATGTCGGCGAGCAGGTGAGCGAAGCGACGGTGCTCGATGCCGCCGCGCACCCGCTCGTCCATGATGAAGTTGGCGGAGTAGGCGATGGCCATGAGCGCCTGGCCTCGCTCTCCGAGCTCGGCGCCGGTGAAGCGCGCGTCGCCCGCGGCCTCGGCGATCATCTGATCGATGAAGGCGTGCTGCTGCTGGACGAAGAAGTCGCCCAGGGAGGGATCGATCTCCTCGAGGGCGATGAGCACCTCTCGGTCGCCGCGCATCAGCGAGGAGGTCAGGGGCATCTGATCGACGATCTCGAAGACCATCCCCAGCCAGGTGCGCAGGCGCTGCTCTCCCGGTTGCTCCTGATCGAGGAGCGGGGCCAGCCGCTCCACGAAGCCCTGCTTCTCCGAGGCGATGGCGTGGACGAGCAGCTCCGCCTTGTTCTTGAAGTAGGTGTAGACCGTGCCCTTGGCCACGTGCGACTCGCGGGCGATCTCGTCCACGCTCGTCCGGCGGTAGCCGTGGCGCAGGAAGAGGCCGGTCGAGGCCTCGATGATCCGCTGCCGCTTGCGCAGCTGGCCCTCCGAGAGCCCCGCCGGAGAGAGCATCTCCTGGAGGATCCGGAGGGCGTCCTGGAACTCGGGGCGTTGCATAATGACCAATTTAGCTCAAACGGTCATTTTGTCATCCGGTTCGAGACGAAATTTGAAAAGCATCTGAAAAGACAGGCTTTTTCTGTGGGGTGCCTTGACCGGAGACGCATCGTCCTTACCCATGGGGGACCAAAGGAGGCTCTACACATGAGCGAGATCAAGGCGGGTTGGAGCAAGGTCGGTGAGCAGTTCAAGGAGCTCGGGAACAAGCTCCGGGAGCACTACGACGGGCCCTCCGCCAGTGAGGGCGTCGAGGCCGCGACCGAGGGGGCGAAGGAGGCCGCCAAGAGCGCCGAGGCGAAGGCGAAGGAGGTCGTGGACAAGCTGGCCGCCGCCGTCGATCGGATCGCCGACACGGTGCGCGAGGCCGCGAAGGACCCCGAGCTGAAGGCCGAGGGCAAGGCCGCGGCCAGCTCCGTGGTCGACGCGCTGGCGGTCACCTTCGAGGAGCTCGGCGAGGAGTTCAAGGGCCTGGTCGAGCAGCTCAAGGCCAAGAGCGCGGGCCCGGCCAGCGAGGCCGAGGTCGAGGCCGAGGTCGTCGACGAGGAGGAGTAGGCTCCCCCCGCTGGAGGCCTGGCCGCCCGCATGAGGTAGACTCCTCCTCGATGATCGAGGGAGGAGCCATGCGACACCTCGCATTCGCGGTGATCGTTACCTGCACCCTGCTCGTCGCCGGCTGCGGCGGCGGGGGAGGGGGAGGAGACGAGGACGGGGGAGACTGCGTCCCCACCGCCATCTGCCGGACGGGCGAGGTGAAGGTGGAGGGCGCCTGCGCCGACTGCCGCACGGCCGACGACGGCTGCGGGGGCGTGCTGCAGTGCGGACCGGATCCCACCTGCGTGACGCCCTGCCCCGAGGGGGAGTACCAGGTCTTCGGTGCCTGTACCGACGCCGAGACCTGCCTCGAGCGGACGGCCTGTGGCCAGAGCGTGATCTGCCGGAGCGTGGAGGTCTGCCTGGGAGAGGAGAGCTGCCCCGACGGCGGCTTCCTCCTCGACGCCTGCAACGGCCTGCCCAACTGTCTGCCCTACAACGTCTGTGGGGTCGTGCGGTACTGCCCCACCCTCAGCGGCTGCGAGCAGCAGGCCTGCAGCGAGGGTGAGTCGCCGACGGTGCTGGCCTGCTCCGATCCCTCGATCGAGCTGCCCTGCCGGGAGGTGAGCGCCTGCGCCACCACGGTCTCCTGCGTCTGCGCCGCGGCCGCGAATCAGTGCCGCCTCGACGAGTACTTCGACACCAGCCCCTGCACGCCGGGGGAGGAGTGCCGCGAGCTCGTCGTCTGCGGCCAGACCATCTACTGCAAGGGCCAGTCGGTCTGAGCGAGCGTGGCCGCTCTCTCGATGGGTGTGCGCGCTGGCGGCGGTGCGAGGATCGGTCCTACGATGCTCTGGTGAAGAAAAAGCCCGTCCTCCTGCTCCTCGCCCTCTTCCTCGCTGGCCTCGTGCCGGGCACCGGCGCCGCGCTGGAGGAGGACCGGAAGCTCGACCCGCCGAAGGTCATCCTCATCGGCCTCGACGCCGTCTCGCTGAACATCGTGGAGCCCCTGGCGGCGGCCGGCGCGCTGCCGACCCTCGATCGCCTGATGAAGGAGGGCGCCACCGGTGACCACCGCTCGATCTGGCCGCTGCGCACGCCGCAGGTCTGGACCACCCTGGTCACCGGGAAGTACCCGGGCCAGCACGGGATCTGGGACCACTACTCGGACACCAAGTACAGCCCCCCGGAGTTCCGGAAGAAGAAGCGCACCCGCCTGACCACGGAGAACCGGCGCTCCAAGGCGCTCTGGAACATCCTCGACGACGCGGGGATCCAGGTGATGTCGGTCGGCTGGATCGCCTCCTGGCCGGCCGAGAAGCTCGAGCACGGCGTGATGCTGGCCCCGCCGGTGCGCATCGATCCGGCCAAGCAGGTGAGCATCAAGGGGTCGTTCTGGCGCGACGTGGGGCAGCAGGTGCAGCCCAAGAGCCTCTGGCCGAGGGTGAAGGAGACCATCGTCGAGGGGTCGGATCTCTCGGACGAGGACCTGAAGG
This genomic window contains:
- a CDS encoding helix-turn-helix domain containing protein yields the protein MQRPEFQDALRILQEMLSPAGLSEGQLRKRQRIIEASTGLFLRHGYRRTSVDEIARESHVAKGTVYTYFKNKAELLVHAIASEKQGFVERLAPLLDQEQPGEQRLRTWLGMVFEIVDQMPLTSSLMRGDREVLIALEEIDPSLGDFFVQQQHAFIDQMIAEAAGDARFTGAELGERGQALMAIAYSANFIMDERVRGGIEHRRFAHLLADILVDGIAHRSSGAD